The Caulobacter vibrioides sequence CTCTGGTCGAGCGTCGTCCATGCCCCTTAACTATGGTTCGAGATCTGGTGGGGAGCGTCATGACGCCACGCAGGATAGATGCTCGGCCATTTCCGTCAGCGCCGGCGGCGGCCTGGCGGTCGGTTTCGACGCCAGGTCAGACCGTCCGATCGGTCTTTCGGCGGGCGCAGCGTCCTGATCGCCAGCCAAAGCGCGGCTTGCCTCGCGGTGTCCTGATGCTCGTGAGCGTCTTGGTGTCCCTGGCGCTTTGGGGCGTGATGGCGTGGGGCTGGTCAGTACTACGGCTGTTGCTGAGGTGACCTCGCAACTGTGTTAGCGTCCGCCATGCCTTCAAGGGCGAGGGACAATGCGTGAACCGATAGTCCTCCTGGCGCTGTGTGCGGGGCTTCTGAGCGCCTGTGCGTCGCCGCGCGCGGTGGGGCAGGGCGATTTGACGCCCATCACGGGGGCGTCCGTGGCAGCCCATGGCGGTCATGCCGGCGGCGCGAAAGACCTCTATGTGCGGGCGATCCAGCAGGGCGTCCTGGAACAGCTGGGCGCGTCGCCAAGCAATGGCGCGCCGCTTTTTCTGGTGCAGGTCGGCGTAGCCCAGCCGCTCCCAGGCATTGGCGTTTCCAGCGCCGCCGACGCCTTGGAGCTGGAAGCCTGGCGCAGCGCGCCTGACGCGGCGCCGTGGTGGCGCTTCTGGGCGAGGACCGAAGGCAAGCGCGCGGTCACCCTGGCCGTGATCGACGCACGGAGCGGCAAGACCATCGCGTGGTCTTCGACGCGCGTCCGCGACGAGCCGCCCACGGCGGTCGCCAAGCGCCTGCTCGACGCCCTGGAAGGCGCCGGCCGGCCTTAGGTGGTCTTGGAGACGCCGTGCCGTGGCAGCCGCACGGTGAATTCCGCGCCGACGCCCGGTTCGCTCCGGCACGAGACCTCACCGCCATGTCGCGCGACGGCCGCCTGCACGAACGCCAATCCGAGGCCGACGCCGTTTCCGGTCAGCGCGTGGCCAGGACGCTCGAACCGCTGAAAGGGACGGAAGGCGGTGGCCGCCTCCTCGCGCGAGAAGCCGGGCCCCTGGTCGGCGATGGCGGCGCAAACAACGGGTCCGCTGGGCGAGGATTGCTCTGACAGGGTGACGGTGATCGCCGATCCCGGCGGGCTATACTTCACGGCGTTCCCCAGCAGGTTCACCAGGGTTCGCGCCAATACGCTCCGATCCCCCAGAACCATCATCGGGGTCTCGCCGCCGATTTGCTCGATACGGATTTTGCGCTGCACGGACTGGGGCCAGACCTCGTCGATCGCCTCCACCGCCACGTCGGCCAGGTCCAAGGGCTCCAGCGAGACCGGCGTCACCTCGGCGCGGGCCAGTTGAACGAAGCCGTCGGCCAGGGCGAGCGTGCGGCGAGCATAGGCGGCGATGCGATCCGACGTCTCTTGGGGCAGGTCGGGCGTGGTGGCCAGTAAGGCCAGGATCGACGTCTGCGGCGAGCGCATGTCGTGCGTCAGCAACTGCAGCGCCTGCTCGCGCTGACGCATCGCGGCGGTGAGGATCGAGATGTCGGCTAGGCGCACAATCCACCCTGCCGGCGCGCCCTGTTCATCGCGACGCAGGACCGTCTGCAACTGAAAGGCCCGACCGTCGGGCAGGTGCAAGTCGATCGGGTCATGGCGATCCGTCGCCTGCGGCCAATCGAGTTCGAAGCGCCGGCCGAGGGGATCCAGGAGATTGATCAGATCCGCCAGCGAGGACCCGTTCAAGGGGGTCTGAAAAGGCTTGAGCAGCGTCTGGGCCGCAGCGTTCGCGGCGATCACGCGACCGGCCTCATTCGCCACCAAGGTGGCGTCGGGGAGGCTGAACAGGGCGTCGGCGGAAAAGCGGCGCAGATCGTCCATGCGCGTGATCGCCTCGCCGAGACTGGAGGCTTGACGCGTGACGACATCGCCGACGAACGCGGTCGCTGTCGCGCCCCGTCCGCGCACGACCGACCGAACGCGCGCCAATTCGCGCCCGATCAGGTCGTTGACGCGCCCCAACTGGCCCCACCCCCAAAGCAGAGCGACCAGGATCAGCCCGACGACCGTGGCGACAGGCGATAGCCAGATGTGCCCCAGCCAGAAAAGAGCGGCCGAATAGGCCAAGCCGACCGCGCAGAGGCCGATCGTCAGCAGGAGATTGGCGCGTGGCGGCAAGGCCAGGAAGCCAATCATCAGGAGCCATAGCAAGGTCAAGCTGAAGGCCACCCGGCTCCATGCGCCCGCCGGTTTGATCATGCGGCCATGGCGTAGCGCATCCAGAATGCTGGCCTGCAGTTGCACGCCGGTCATGCTGGCGGCGTCCGGCGTGACGGGTGTGGGGAAGGCGGGGCCTAGGCCTGGCGCGGTGAGGCCCACGAAGACCGTGCGCCCGGCGATCAGCTCCCTAGGCACCTCGCCGTCGAGGACGCTGGCGAAGCTGACATGGCGGTAGATCGATGGTGGTCCGGCGAAGGCGATGAGCAGGGTCTGGTCTTGCCCGCGTGTTACGTCCGGCGAGCCGGGCGGACGGGTGGCGCGATGGACCACGGTCAGCAGGTCAGGCTTGAGGTTCGGTCCGTTCGGCTCGAACGGCGCCATCCGTCGAACCACGCCGTCGTCGTCGAAGCGTACGTGCGCCAGGCCTTCACCGGCGGCGCCCCGGGCGATCTCGGGGATCGAACCGACGATGCGCGACGGCGCGTTCTCGCCGCCGCCGGCCAGGAACTCCGGCAGATAGACCCGTCCCGATCGGGCGATGGCGTCGCCGAGCGCGCGGTCCTGCGCGGGATCGCGCGAGGGTTGGCTGAACAACACATCGTAGACGATGGTTCGTGCGCCGGCCTCAGTCAGTTGGTCGACCATTCGTGCATGCGTTTCGCGCGCCCAGGGCCAAGCCCCCATTCTGGCGAGGCTGCGATCGTCGATGTCGATGATCAGGATGGAGTCATCGGCGGGGCGTGTATTGGCGCGCGCCAGGACGTCATAGAGGAGATTGTCGACCCGACTGGCCGGACGGGCGGCCAAGAGCGCGAACATCAGGCTGGCGACGACCGCTAGCCACAGCCACGAAAGCCGCCGTTCGCCGGGGCGTGATGGTCGGGCCTCCGACGGTTTCACTTACCGATCTGCAGCTGTTGCAGCGGCCCCTGCTTCTCAGTCAGGACGCCGTCCTTGAAACGCAGCGCCGTCACCCGCCAGGCATACGCGCCAGGAGGCAGATCGGTGAGCGTAAGGTGCGGTTCGGTCAGGCCTGGCTGGTCGACGACCGGGGTCTTGGTTTCGCCCTCGGCGAACATCTGGAACCTGTAGTTCCGAACCCCTTCGCCCGCGGCGCTCCAACGGAACAGGAACTTGCGATGCTTGCCGTCGCGGCTGTCGCTAGGCGGTGCGGCGTCCAGCGTATTGAGGTCGCGATCGAAGCTGTAGTCGGCCGGGAAGCCTTCGAGGCCGCCCGGATCGAGGGCCGTCAAGCGAACGAAGTAGGTGCCATTCGCGACCTGACCAAAGTCGGCGATCGGATTTCGTTGGGAGGTGGTCTGGGTCGTCGCCTCTGCAAAGATGTCGATGAAGCCGGCGTCACGGGCCAGCAGAAGGCGGTACGACGCCGCGCCCTCCACGGGCTCCAGGCTGAAGCTGACCAGGGCCTCGCTCTGGGTTTGCCCCCCGGCGCCGAGCTTGGGCGCAGGCAACAGCTCAACCGGCGCGCCGACACCGCCTGCCGACGCGCTGACGCCGAACCCGGCCTGGACTGGCGCATTGTCCGTGGCGCTCGCGCCCGCATCGACGCCGACAGCCCCCTTCAGGACCTCGGTCTGAGCCTTGTCGGCGCTGGCGCCGACGCGGAACTCTGTCCCGCGGACCGCCGAGACCGAGACGGGGGTGCGCACCTCGAAGCGCGCGCCAGGCGTCGGCGTCGGGGTGGCCGAGATGGTTCCCTTGCCTTGCTCCAACTGGAACACCCGTTGCGGGGCGTTGTTGATCAGGACCTGACGCAGTTTCGCGATCCGCACCCGCGTGTTCGAGGGCAGGGTCACCCGCGAGGCGTCCTCAAGCTCAAAGGTGGCGAAGGCGCCCTGACCGGTGATGATCCACTGGCCCTCCGATAGAGGCATGCCGACGCGCGCGGGGGTCCGCTGACCGTTCGTCTCGATCTGAACGGGGCCGGTGAAGGCCGACAGCGTCGCGGCGATCGGCGTCGATTTCAAAAGGTTGGGGTCGATGTTCAGCCGCGAACCAGGGCGCAGGCGTCGCGGCTCTTGCACGCCATTGGCCTTTTGAACCCGGCGGTAGTCGCTAGGTCGGTTCAGATAAGCCTGGCCCAGGCCGATCAAGGTGTCTCCGGGCTTGACCACATAGGCCACCGGCGGTTCGGCGGGCGCGGTTTGCGCCCAGGCGCCCGCAGCGCCGGACAGCGCCAGAACCAAGAGGCTCGCGCCTGCGGCCTTGATCATGCTCAGTCTCCCCCGCCCGCCGTATCCGGATCGCACGCCTCGAGACGATAGCCGAAACCGTAGACGGTGCTCAGCCGGAAACCGTTGCTGGGACGAAGATGCAGCTTGGAGCGTAGGCGCGACACGTGGGCGTCGAGCGTGCGGGTCTCCAGGTCTGGTCTCTGCCCCCAGATGCGCCGCAGCAGGTATTCTCGCGATAGCGGACGCGACAGGTTGCTGAACAACAGCGAGGCCAGCTGAAATTCCTTGGGTGTCAGGGTTTCGACCTGCCCGTTCCAACTGGCGGTGTGGGCCCCGGGGTCGAGCCGGTACTGGCCGTACTGTTCGCTCTGGGGCTGCGAAGGCGGCCGATGGATGCGGCGAACCACGGCGTTGACGCGGGCCAGCAGCACCTGCGGCTGCAGTGGCTTGACGATGTAGTCGTCCGCACCGGCGTTCAGACCCTCAACGAGATCGGCTTCCACCGAGCGGCTTGTCAGCAGCAGCACCGGCGGAGCGGTCGCTGGATCTTCGCGGAGAAGCTTCAGCGTCTCCACGCCCGACAGCTCGGGCATGTTCCAATCCAGGATGATCAGATCAAAGGTCTGCTTGCGCAGCTCGGCCAGCATGCGCGAGGGCGTGGTGAAGCTCGTGCAGACAAAGCCGGCGGGGTCCAAAACCGAAGCCACAAGCGCGTTGTGACTTTGGTCGTCGTCGAGCAGGGCGACTTTCATAAGCTCACTTACGCTGGGAAGTGGCGCGTCCCGCGGGGGAGCGGAACGCGCCGCGGGCGACTCTCTGTCGGTGGGGCGACGAGCAGGCGTCCAGCCATTCATCTGTACCTTGCTCCGCCCTTGCTCGCTCGACCTGAGGCGGCATTTTTACAATGGTTTACAGTCGGGTCGAGCCATCTTCGGCTTGAGAGCCGACAACCGAACCCAAGGCGGGGGAAAGGTCGCCGACGGGCCTGACCTCGACTCGACGAAGGCCGAGCCACTGGGCCATCAGCGCCAGTTCCTGGGCCAGCGCTCGCGCCGTCTCATCGTTGGCCTGCGGTTCGGCGTGCGCGGCGAGCACAAGCAGCGCGCCGGCCTTTCGATCGGCCTTGAGGTCCACGCGCGCGGTGATCGCCTCGTTCTGCAGGAACGGCAGGACATAGTAGCCGTGCGTGCGCTTGTGGGCCGGCGTGTAGATCTCAAGCCGTACGCGGACGTCGAACAATCGCTCGGTGCGCTCGCGAAACCAGATCAGATTGTCGAATGGCGAGAGCAGGGCGGCGGCCTTGATCGCGCGGGGGCGGCGGGCTTCGGGCGTGAGATAGGCCGGTTGGTCCCAGCCCCCTACCGTGACGGGGATCAGTTCGCCCTCGGCCGCCAGGGCGGCGACGCCCTCCCGCGCATCGTTCAAGCTGAGGCGGAAATAGTCGCGCAGGTCTCGTTCCGTGGCGACGCCCATCGCCTTTGCGGCGATCCTGAGCAGCGCGCGGCAAGCCTCCCCCCGCTCAGGCGTCGGGGCCTCGTGAATGGCCTTGGGCAGGACCCGTTCGGGAAGGTCGTACACGCGCTCGAAGGCGCCGCGACGCGTGGCGGTGGTCAGGCGGCCTGTCCAGAACAGGCATTCCATCGCGCGCTTGCCTTCGCTCCAGCCCCACCAGCCGCCCTCGCCCTTCGCGCCAAGGTCCAACTCCGACGCGGCGAGCGGCCCGCGCTGGTCTACGGCGTCGAGCGCCTGATCGATAAAGTCAGCGTGGCTGCGCAGGAAACCGGCGACGTTCTTCCAGACCCCGGCGCCGTCGCGGGCGTCCTGCATTCGCCAGCGAAGCAAGGGGTGAGTGGCCAGCGGGGTCAAGGACGCTTCGTGGGCCCAGTATTCGGCGAGTGCGGGCTTGCGTCCCCAGGCGAGGTCCTCAAGCAGGCCGCGGTCATAGGCGCCCAGGCGGGAGAAGAATGGCAGGTAGTGGGATCGCGAGACGACGTTGACCGAGTCGATCTGCACCACACCCAGCGCCTCGATCGTCGAAAGCAGATGACGCTTCCCAGGCTGGATGGGGCGAGGGCGGCCGAAGCCTTGCGCCGCCAGCGCTATGCGTCGCGCTTTAGACGCGGAGAGGGTTTCGACCATGGCCTCAGTTGAGCTTGGCCGGTACGGGCGCGCAAGTCTCTGAGACCGCTACCATGAGGCTTGGCCTCGGCGTCGAACGTCCTTACCGATGCGGCGATCGGTTCCTGGGAGAGCGCAGAATGATCGCCATCGAGAAGGGCGGAGCCCGCCTGGTGTTCGCGCCGGAGGTCGGCGGCGCGGTGGCGGCGTTTACGGTCGACGGGCGCGACGTGTTGCGGCCCATGGCGGCGGGCGCTGAAGACGCCTTGCTGACGGCGAGCTTCCCGCTGGTCCCGTTCTGCAATCGCATCCCGAACGGGCAGTTCGTGTTCGAGGGACGGACGGTGACCTTGCCGCCGAACCTGCAGGGACATCCCCATCCTCTGCATGGCCAAGGCTGGCGCGCGCCATGGGCTTTGGAAAGCGCCGAGGCCGGGCAAGCCGTATTGGCCTTCGCGCATTCAGCCGGTGATTGGCCTTGGTCCTACCGCGCCGAGCAGGCTTTCGTGCTCGACGAGACGGGTTTTCGGGTGACGCTGACGATCACCAACACGGGTGAGGACGTCATGCCTGCGGGTCTGGGCTTCCATCCCTATTTTCCGGCCCGGGCGGGCGAGCGCCTCGCGGCGCTTAACGACGGGGTCTGGCTTATCGACGCCGACGTCTTGCCCACGGTCCATCAGGCGGGGCGGTGGGGACCAGACTGGGCTGCGGGCGCGCCGGTCGCCGGACATGCTTTGATCGATCACTGCTACACCGGCTGGAACCAGCGCGCGGTGCTCAGCGCGCCTGGTCAGCCGGACACCGTCCTCACGGCCTCGCCCGACTGCGCATGGCTGCACGTCTATGTTCCGCCGGGTGAGGACTACTACTGCGTAGAGCCCTGCGCGAGCCGCCCCAATCCGTTTGGGGAGGGGGAGACGGGCATGACGGTGCTGCGTCCGGGCGAGCATCGCTCCATCTGGATGGAGATCGCTACGGGATGATCCCGGCCTGCGCCTTCAGGCGCGCGACCATATCGTTCGACAGGTAACCGTCGGCGGGCAGTTGCTGGCTCTGTTGCCACGCGCGCAGCGCGCGGCGCGTGCCGGCTCCGATGACGCCGTCGGCGGGGCCGGGATTGAAGCCCACGCGGGCCAGGGCGATCTGGGCGGCCATCCGATCCGACATCGACAGCGGCGTTTCCACCGGCCACGGCGTGATGGGGGCCGCGCCGCCGGCAAACCGGTCGGCAAGCAGGCCGATGCCGAGGGCGTAGGACGTCGAGTTGTTATAGGTCCGGATCGCGAAGTGATTGGGCAGGGCCAGAAACGCCGGTCCCGCCGCGCCGGCCGGCAGGATCAGCATGGCGGGCGAGGCTGCGTCCTGCGGCGTCCAGGGAAGGCCGTCAGCGCGCCGTACGCCGCGCGCCTCCCACCAGGCGGGAACCTCCCGGGGACCTTCGGTGACTGCGTAATCGAAGCCGGGCGGGAGGATCACTTCCTTGGCCCAGCCCACGTTCCGCTTCCAGCCGCCACGGGTCAGAAGGTTGGCGGCCGAGGCCAGGGCGTCGGCGTCCGAGCCCCAGATGTCGCGCCGCCCATCACCGTCGAAATCGACGGCCGTCGCCCGGAAGCTGGTCGGAATGAACTGGGTCTGACCCATGGCGCCGGCCCACGAGCCCTTGAGCTGAGCGCGCGTGACCTCGCCGGAATCGATGATCTTCAGGGCCGCGATCAGTTCGCCCTCGGCCCAGGCGCGGCGGCGGCCGTCGGCGGCCAGGCTGACCATTGAGCGGACGACGTCGAAATTGCCCTGCAACTGACCGAACGCCGACTCCATGGCCCACACCGCCAGGAGAATGTCGCGCGGCACGCCGTACCGGGCCTCGATCTCCAACAGGAAGGCGAGTTGTTCGCGCTTGTTGCGGCCTACGGCGACGCGGTCTTCGCTGATCACGCCGCGGATATAGTCGCCGACCGGCTTGGAGAACTCGGGCTGACGAGTGTCGAGGCTGATCACCCTGGGATCGGGGATGACGCCGCTCAGTTCGCGGTTCAGCAGGTCTGGCGACAGCCCGGCGGCCAAGGCGCGGCCGCGGAAATCCTGCATCCAGGTGTCAAAGGCGAGTTCGCCGGCGGGGACAGGCGTCTGCGGCGTCGGCGCGGGCATAGTGGGCGTCTGCGGCGCGGGCGGCGGCGGCGCGGGGCTGATCACAGTCAGCGGTCCCTGCGGGGAGGTGTCCGCGCAGCCGGCAAGCAAGAGAACGAGAAAGACGCGACGATCCATGGCCATGCGCTAGAAGCTACCGGGGTTCGGGTGAAAGCTTCAATCACAAGCGCGCCAGACGGGTGAAGTTCCCGGCCTGCGGCGCGAAAGGGCCCGGAGCGCATTGACTCGGGCCCGCGTCCTGACTATACGCACCGCCTCCGAAACACCCGGACGTTCCGGCCGTCGTCTTGCGCGCGCCCGAACCTCTCCGCTGAGTACAGACAGAGACGGTCATGAAGGTTCGCAGCTCGCTGAAGTCGCTCAAGGGTCGCCACCGCGACTGCAAGATGGTCCGCCGCAAGGGCGTCATCTACATCATCAACAAGACCGACCCGCGCTTCAAAGCCAAGCAAGGCTGATGACGCGCCCTCGTCCCAGAGCCGTTCTCTGGGACGTCGGCAACGTCATCGTGCGCTGGGACCCCCGCGCACTGTATGCGAAGATCTTCAAGGAGCCGGCCGATCTCGACCGGTTCCTTTCACATGTCTGCACCCTGGATTGGCATGTCGAGCATGATCGCGGCGTTGCGTTCGCCGACAACGCCGCGCCGCTGATCGCACGCTTCCCGGAGTACGCCGCCGAGATCCGCGCCTGGGACGAACGCTTCGACGAGATGCTGTCGAGACCGATTCCCGAGACCGCCGCTGTGATCGAAGCCCTGGCCGCCCGTGACACACCGCAGTTTGCGCTCACGAACATGCCCCAGAGCAAGTGGCCGGGCGTGCAGGCTATCTCGCCCAAGCATTTCGGCTTGTTCCGCGACGCCATCGTCTCGGGCGATGAAGGCGTGATCAAGCCCGATCGCCGGATCTACGAGATCGTGCTGGCGCGGACGGGCCTGTCGGCGGGCGACCTGCTGTTCATCGATGACAGCGCGGCCAATATCGCCGCTGCCGAGGCCTTGGGCTTCCACACCCACCATTTCACCGATCCAGCGCGTGTGCGCGACGCGGTCGAGGCGCACGGCCTGATCTGACGAAATGCGTGGCGAGATGGCGCGAAGGCCCCTATCTGCGGCCCTCGTTGTCTCGATCCGGAGCCCCTCCATGAACGTCTCGATGATCGGCCTCGGCGCCATGGGGGCGGCCATGGTCCGCAATCTGCTGGCCAAGGGCGTGACGGTGACGGTGTGGAACCGCTCACGCGCCATTGTTGACGAATTGGCCGCCGAGGGCGCGATCCCGGCCCGCGATATCGATCAGGCCCTCGACGCCGACATCGTGCTGTCCATGCTGGCCCATGATCAGGCGATGCGGGAAGTTTTGATCGACAGCGGAGCCCTGGCGCGGGCGCGCAAGGGCGTGGTCCACATCAACCTCGCGACCATCTCCACCGCGCTCGCCGGAGAACTGTCTGCGCTGCATGCCGAACGGGGTCTTGGCTATGTGGCCGCGCCCGTCTTCGGCCGCCCGCCTGTGGCCCAGGCCGGCGGGCTGAACGTGCTGGCCGCCGGCGCGCCGGACGCCGTGGCGACCGCCATGCCTGTCCTCGAGATGCTGGCCGCCAAGGTCTGGCCGCTGGGCGCCGATCCCGTCCGCGCCAACGCCCTGAAGCTGGCGGGTAACTTCATGATCGTCTCGGCCATCGAGTCGATGGGCGAAGCCGTGGCGCTGGGCGAGGCCTATAGCGTTCCTGCGCCCGAGTTGCTGGACATGCTCAGCAGCACCCTGTTCGCCGCGCCGATCTACAAGATCTATGGCGGCATGATCGCCGAACGCCGCTACGCCCCGCCCGGCTTCGCCGCCGAACTCGGCCTGAAGGATGTGCGGCTCGTGCTGGACGCGGCCGAGGCCAAGGGGCTGTCGATGCCGCTGGCCGATCTGGCCGAGGCGAGCCTGGAGATGCTGCTCAGCGGCGAAGAGAAGAATCTCGATCTGGCGGCCCTGGCCGAGGTGGCGCGAGCCAGGGTCGAAGGAAGGTAGTGGACGGTCGCTGAATCGCGCTTCCCAGCGGCGCGGCTTCGAACTAGGTTCCGCGCCTCCGAATTCCAGCCTTTCTGCGAGACCGCCTCATGGCCGACGACGCCATTCCCCACGCCGACGTCCTGAATTCGACCGCCCAGGGTCAGCTGAAGTCGATCATCGAGCGCGTCGAGCGTCTTGAGGTCGAGAAGGCCGAGATCATGGAGCAGATCAAGGAAGTCTACGCCGAAGCCAAGGGCAACGGTTTCGACGTCAAGGTGCTCAAGAAGGTGGTCCGTATCCGCAAGCAGGACCGCGCCAAGCGCCAGGAAGAGGACGCGATCCTCGACCTCTATCTGTCGGCCATCGGCGAGATCTAGATTTTTCGGCGTGCGTCGGCGCGCGGCGTGCGGGATAGTCTCTCCCCATGCGCGCCAAGCCGCCTGATCCCAAGGAACAAGCCAAGCGGGCCGCGCTGAACGCCTTGAAGCGCGCCCGCCGCGC is a genomic window containing:
- a CDS encoding CHASE2 domain-containing protein, which encodes MKPSEARPSRPGERRLSWLWLAVVASLMFALLAARPASRVDNLLYDVLARANTRPADDSILIIDIDDRSLARMGAWPWARETHARMVDQLTEAGARTIVYDVLFSQPSRDPAQDRALGDAIARSGRVYLPEFLAGGGENAPSRIVGSIPEIARGAAGEGLAHVRFDDDGVVRRMAPFEPNGPNLKPDLLTVVHRATRPPGSPDVTRGQDQTLLIAFAGPPSIYRHVSFASVLDGEVPRELIAGRTVFVGLTAPGLGPAFPTPVTPDAASMTGVQLQASILDALRHGRMIKPAGAWSRVAFSLTLLWLLMIGFLALPPRANLLLTIGLCAVGLAYSAALFWLGHIWLSPVATVVGLILVALLWGWGQLGRVNDLIGRELARVRSVVRGRGATATAFVGDVVTRQASSLGEAITRMDDLRRFSADALFSLPDATLVANEAGRVIAANAAAQTLLKPFQTPLNGSSLADLINLLDPLGRRFELDWPQATDRHDPIDLHLPDGRAFQLQTVLRRDEQGAPAGWIVRLADISILTAAMRQREQALQLLTHDMRSPQTSILALLATTPDLPQETSDRIAAYARRTLALADGFVQLARAEVTPVSLEPLDLADVAVEAIDEVWPQSVQRKIRIEQIGGETPMMVLGDRSVLARTLVNLLGNAVKYSPPGSAITVTLSEQSSPSGPVVCAAIADQGPGFSREEAATAFRPFQRFERPGHALTGNGVGLGLAFVQAAVARHGGEVSCRSEPGVGAEFTVRLPRHGVSKTT
- a CDS encoding FecR family protein encodes the protein MRSGYGGRGRLSMIKAAGASLLVLALSGAAGAWAQTAPAEPPVAYVVKPGDTLIGLGQAYLNRPSDYRRVQKANGVQEPRRLRPGSRLNIDPNLLKSTPIAATLSAFTGPVQIETNGQRTPARVGMPLSEGQWIITGQGAFATFELEDASRVTLPSNTRVRIAKLRQVLINNAPQRVFQLEQGKGTISATPTPTPGARFEVRTPVSVSAVRGTEFRVGASADKAQTEVLKGAVGVDAGASATDNAPVQAGFGVSASAGGVGAPVELLPAPKLGAGGQTQSEALVSFSLEPVEGAASYRLLLARDAGFIDIFAEATTQTTSQRNPIADFGQVANGTYFVRLTALDPGGLEGFPADYSFDRDLNTLDAAPPSDSRDGKHRKFLFRWSAAGEGVRNYRFQMFAEGETKTPVVDQPGLTEPHLTLTDLPPGAYAWRVTALRFKDGVLTEKQGPLQQLQIGK
- a CDS encoding response regulator transcription factor; this encodes MNGWTPARRPTDRESPAARSAPPRDAPLPSVSELMKVALLDDDQSHNALVASVLDPAGFVCTSFTTPSRMLAELRKQTFDLIILDWNMPELSGVETLKLLREDPATAPPVLLLTSRSVEADLVEGLNAGADDYIVKPLQPQVLLARVNAVVRRIHRPPSQPQSEQYGQYRLDPGAHTASWNGQVETLTPKEFQLASLLFSNLSRPLSREYLLRRIWGQRPDLETRTLDAHVSRLRSKLHLRPSNGFRLSTVYGFGYRLEACDPDTAGGGD
- a CDS encoding winged helix-turn-helix domain-containing protein → MVETLSASKARRIALAAQGFGRPRPIQPGKRHLLSTIEALGVVQIDSVNVVSRSHYLPFFSRLGAYDRGLLEDLAWGRKPALAEYWAHEASLTPLATHPLLRWRMQDARDGAGVWKNVAGFLRSHADFIDQALDAVDQRGPLAASELDLGAKGEGGWWGWSEGKRAMECLFWTGRLTTATRRGAFERVYDLPERVLPKAIHEAPTPERGEACRALLRIAAKAMGVATERDLRDYFRLSLNDAREGVAALAAEGELIPVTVGGWDQPAYLTPEARRPRAIKAAALLSPFDNLIWFRERTERLFDVRVRLEIYTPAHKRTHGYYVLPFLQNEAITARVDLKADRKAGALLVLAAHAEPQANDETARALAQELALMAQWLGLRRVEVRPVGDLSPALGSVVGSQAEDGSTRL
- a CDS encoding aldose 1-epimerase, with the protein product MIAIEKGGARLVFAPEVGGAVAAFTVDGRDVLRPMAAGAEDALLTASFPLVPFCNRIPNGQFVFEGRTVTLPPNLQGHPHPLHGQGWRAPWALESAEAGQAVLAFAHSAGDWPWSYRAEQAFVLDETGFRVTLTITNTGEDVMPAGLGFHPYFPARAGERLAALNDGVWLIDADVLPTVHQAGRWGPDWAAGAPVAGHALIDHCYTGWNQRAVLSAPGQPDTVLTASPDCAWLHVYVPPGEDYYCVEPCASRPNPFGEGETGMTVLRPGEHRSIWMEIATG
- a CDS encoding lytic murein transglycosylase — encoded protein: MAMDRRVFLVLLLAGCADTSPQGPLTVISPAPPPPAPQTPTMPAPTPQTPVPAGELAFDTWMQDFRGRALAAGLSPDLLNRELSGVIPDPRVISLDTRQPEFSKPVGDYIRGVISEDRVAVGRNKREQLAFLLEIEARYGVPRDILLAVWAMESAFGQLQGNFDVVRSMVSLAADGRRRAWAEGELIAALKIIDSGEVTRAQLKGSWAGAMGQTQFIPTSFRATAVDFDGDGRRDIWGSDADALASAANLLTRGGWKRNVGWAKEVILPPGFDYAVTEGPREVPAWWEARGVRRADGLPWTPQDAASPAMLILPAGAAGPAFLALPNHFAIRTYNNSTSYALGIGLLADRFAGGAAPITPWPVETPLSMSDRMAAQIALARVGFNPGPADGVIGAGTRRALRAWQQSQQLPADGYLSNDMVARLKAQAGIIP
- the ykgO gene encoding type B 50S ribosomal protein L36; its protein translation is MKVRSSLKSLKGRHRDCKMVRRKGVIYIINKTDPRFKAKQG
- a CDS encoding HAD family hydrolase — protein: MTRPRPRAVLWDVGNVIVRWDPRALYAKIFKEPADLDRFLSHVCTLDWHVEHDRGVAFADNAAPLIARFPEYAAEIRAWDERFDEMLSRPIPETAAVIEALAARDTPQFALTNMPQSKWPGVQAISPKHFGLFRDAIVSGDEGVIKPDRRIYEIVLARTGLSAGDLLFIDDSAANIAAAEALGFHTHHFTDPARVRDAVEAHGLI
- a CDS encoding NAD(P)-dependent oxidoreductase; amino-acid sequence: MNVSMIGLGAMGAAMVRNLLAKGVTVTVWNRSRAIVDELAAEGAIPARDIDQALDADIVLSMLAHDQAMREVLIDSGALARARKGVVHINLATISTALAGELSALHAERGLGYVAAPVFGRPPVAQAGGLNVLAAGAPDAVATAMPVLEMLAAKVWPLGADPVRANALKLAGNFMIVSAIESMGEAVALGEAYSVPAPELLDMLSSTLFAAPIYKIYGGMIAERRYAPPGFAAELGLKDVRLVLDAAEAKGLSMPLADLAEASLEMLLSGEEKNLDLAALAEVARARVEGR
- a CDS encoding DUF2312 domain-containing protein; translation: MADDAIPHADVLNSTAQGQLKSIIERVERLEVEKAEIMEQIKEVYAEAKGNGFDVKVLKKVVRIRKQDRAKRQEEDAILDLYLSAIGEI